In Candidatus Zixiibacteriota bacterium, the genomic window AAAGAGGGCGGGGCCTTTGAATTGCGAATACCCGAGTATGACCCAAACAAGCCGGAGATCAAGGGATATCGGTCACCGGACGATGTGATCGTGGTCAAACTCGACGGCAAGAAGGCCAAGCCAAGTTTCAGCCCGACGCAGGATCAACTCAAGATCGATTTGCGGGTTGAGACGTCGCTGGATGTCAAGCTGTCGACCTGGGGCAAGATCAAAGCGCTGTTCAAGTAGCACAATCCGACAATTGAAACAACGATCGGGGCAGCCGGGCTAACCGTGTCAAATGATTGCGGAAACGCACGTCTAGTTGCTTTGCGCGTTGAGTTGTGGCTCTTCAGACCAGTGTACGGAACCAAGATCCGCAACAACGCAGTCAGCCGACTGAAGTCGGCGCTACAGACGCGGCAGGGTGCGGACGGGGATGGCGACACCAAACATGCCGGGTCCTTTGGGGTCGACAGTGACCGGAATTTTCACGCGCACCATGTCGAACAAGCAAGCGGGGGAATCAGCCTTGCAGAGGTACACGACAGTTTCCAGTGTGATGACCGATGCACCCGATCCCGCGATGACCGGGATTTCGAACTCACCGGTTGTGCGATTCAAAACGATCTGTTCCGGCCTGGCGACGATCTCGACAGCGCTTTGATCGGAGCTGTTGAAATCAACATAGAATGGTGCCAGTTCATTGAGTTTGTAGCCGTCGGGAACAACAAGTGCCACGCTGATCGTAGCGGCGCCGGACTTGATTCGATTGGGCTGAAGCTTGATCTCGCGGCCGGAGAAATTGTCCATCGTGCGAGCCGCTACCGGCGCCAGGTCGCGGAACATCAGGGTCGAGACCGTGCCGGTGCCGAGATCGATGATGCGGATCTGGTGATTGTTGCAGTCGGCAACGTACAGCTTGTTGCCGATTAACGCCAACCCCGAGGGTTCGTTGAATTCCGCGGTTGTAAGGTCACCATCCTTGAATCCCGGCCGGCCGGTACCGGCGAAAGTTGTCGCGGTCCGCCGAACCGGATCGACGATCTTGATCTTGTGATTGTAGGTGTCGGCGACATAAAGTTTGCCGTCATGAGAAAGCAGGCCAAGCGGATGTTGGAGGCGAGCCGCGGAGGCATCACCGTCGATATCGCCGAAATCGAAGAGATCGGAGCCGATGATGGTACTGACGCTTCCGCTGGAGGCGAAATCAGCGGAACGAATCGAACTGGTCTCAGAATCGGCGAAGTATAACTTGTCGCCGTCCGTGGTGATGCCGCTCGGCTGGGCGAGAGCGGCCTCGAGCAAGGTGGAATCGACGCGCGCTTCGCGTCCGGAGCCGACGTACGGCCGGGCCTGCCAGGAATCGATATCAGCGACCCAGAGTTGATGCGATCCAGCCATGGCGATATAGAGCTTGCCGTCGTGGACGAGCAAGTCCCATGGTGAATTCAGAGCGACGTTGGTGCCGACGCCGGCGACATTGTCTTGGTGCGCCTGCGTGCCGGTGCCGAGCACGGTCGTGACCTTCTTCGACTTCAGATTGGCCGCGCGGATTGTGTGGTTCTCGGTGTCGGCAATGTACAGGATATCGCCATCGCGACAAACTCCCTGCGGCCGGTTGAAACGTGCCTCCGTGAAGGCGCCATCCTGATTCCCCGGCATCCCGGAGCCGATGATGAACTCAACCTTGCCGTCAGCAGTGGCGGCGAGAATCC contains:
- a CDS encoding redoxin domain-containing protein, with product MTLVCLLACGDAQPQGETPAPAPPEEFPVLTEDVLEGRVHAPDFPEGLQWLNTENPLSMAHLNGKVVLLDFWTYCCINCMHVIPDLRKLEEKYADELIVIGVHSAKFTNEKDSEAIRQAVLRYQITHPVVNDNNFQIWQAYGAKAWPTFAIINPAGRVVGMHSGENVFPLFDNVIGQIVKHFDAKGELSRRKISFGSEAMKQEQTLLKYPGKITTDATAARLYISDSNHNRILAATADGKVEFIIGSGMPGNQDGAFTEARFNRPQGVCRDGDILYIADTENHTIRAANLKSKKVTTVLGTGTQAHQDNVAGVGTNVALNSPWDLLVHDGKLYIAMAGSHQLWVADIDSWQARPYVGSGREARVDSTLLEAALAQPSGITTDGDKLYFADSETSSIRSADFASSGSVSTIIGSDLFDFGDIDGDASAARLQHPLGLLSHDGKLYVADTYNHKIKIVDPVRRTATTFAGTGRPGFKDGDLTTAEFNEPSGLALIGNKLYVADCNNHQIRIIDLGTGTVSTLMFRDLAPVAARTMDNFSGREIKLQPNRIKSGAATISVALVVPDGYKLNELAPFYVDFNSSDQSAVEIVARPEQIVLNRTTGEFEIPVIAGSGASVITLETVVYLCKADSPACLFDMVRVKIPVTVDPKGPGMFGVAIPVRTLPRL